A single region of the Vicia villosa cultivar HV-30 ecotype Madison, WI linkage group LG4, Vvil1.0, whole genome shotgun sequence genome encodes:
- the LOC131594827 gene encoding protein REDUCED CHLOROPLAST COVERAGE 2-like, with protein sequence MAPKNGKAKLHKVKGEKKKKEEKVLPTVIEITVEIPDGSRVTLKGISTDRILDLRKLLAVHVETCHLTNFSLCHEVRGERLKDNVEIISLKPCHLLIVQEDYCTEESVVTHIRRLLDITACTSAFGKPTGKSSAAASIENSPKLKPKDQNLDLADGSMYPPPRLGQFYDFFSFSHLTPPFQYIRRSNRPFLDDKTEDDFFQIDVRICSGKPTTIVASRKGFYPAGKRLLINHALVPLLQHISRVFDAAYGALMKAFTEHNKFGNLPYGFRANTWVVPPVVSDSPAVFPSLPTEDEAWGGNGGGQGSDRKHEKRQWARDFAILAAMPCQNAEERQVRDRKAFLLHSLFVDVSVFKAVSAINHFKDTKQSSSSNVPSSYEERIGDLTIEVTRDVSDASIKLDCKNDGTRVLGLSEEELAQRNLLKGITADESAAVHDTSTLGAVIIRHCGYTAVVKVSAETDLAGSPDDSLEIDIEDQPEGGANALNVNSLRALLHKSSTPQSSNAAVQRVQSTDIDNSHSARSFIKKVLKESFLKLKEEDTIQSKSIRWELGACWVQHLQNQATEKTEPKKAEEAKVEPSVKGLGKQGGLLKELKKKIDIKNSKVELGNGIDTNKSDATQQDFERQCEEKETTWRKLLPDAAYSRLKESKTDFHLKSPDELMEMAHKYYDDVALPKLVADFGSLELSPVDGRTLTDFMHTRGLQMSSLGRVVELADKLPHVQSLCIHEMVVRAYKHILQAVVAAVDNDSEMASSIASCLNILLGTPSIETNDAEITSCDELKWKWVEIFLLKRFGWKWKHESSNDLRKFAILRGLCHKVGLELVPRDYEMETASPFRKSDIVSMVPIYKHVACSSADGRTLLESSKTSLDKGKLEDSVNYGTKALSKLVSVCGPYHRMTAGAYSLLAVVLYHTGDFNQATIYQQKALDINERELGLDHPDTMKSYGDLAVFYYRLQHTELALKYVNRALYLLHLTCGPSHPNTAATYINVAMMEEGLGNVHVALRYLHEALKCNKRLLGADHIQTAASYHAIAIALSLMEAYSLSVQHEQTTLQILQAKLGSEDLRTQDAAAWLEYFESKALEQQEAARNGTPKPDASISSKGHLSVSDLLDYITPEADLKAREAQKKARAKLKEKPDQNGDIAAEENHNEIPNDTIAETSSDKENKSEAQFQELKIDKVESNDKDQTTLNESNKLAQDDISDEGWQEAVPKGRSLIGRKSSSSKRPTLAKLNTNFMNNSQSSRYRGKPANISSSPRSNLNETIAGPSPAVPKKFVKSPSFSPKPNGSNTPTAGVEKLADTKSAPVSPALSNQTAKPASVSGGISLQSTSKLFSYKEVALAPPGTIVKAVAEQSPTGNPTVEQNSEVSPKIIATKEIHKGTSNDINDNDQNSVGEKKKESLHGEEKEKKIDVVADDTETLKSTDVRKSQEANGDGVIEKNVEVGNMTNTEVEKSNCVNNTTNATSKGTSEIEAQATSLTISVESKTQLNGNDASVSKEVVTEGDEKQLDFPQPSEGQKPEETETGKEPTKKLSAAAPPFNPSTIPIFGSVPVPVPSFNDHVGILPPPVNIAPLLPRRSLHQSATTRVPYGPRISGGYNRHYGNRIPRGKIIFPSGEQSSDGNPNSPPTIMNPHAIEFVPGQTWVPPNGNIASPDGNPVSPNGFSPVSPNDGTPPESLNDTQVNQIEHPTSPTTSNDSAQVKNNLQNEKDNDEQVIEAVSCEKKPAELNPQQDPPVSDENCCPKVEEKDIDHSHSIEDGVTNKDTLDEINPNKCWGDYSDNEVDTVEVIG encoded by the exons ATGGCTCCCAAAAATGGAAAAGCCAAACTCCATAAAGTTaagggagagaagaagaaaaaggaagagaaag TTTTGCCTACTGTTATTGAAATTACGGTTGAAATACCAGATGGTTCACGGGTTACGCTTAAG GGTATATCTACTGACAGGATCCTTGATTTGAGAAAGCTTTTAGCTGTCCATGTTGAGACTTGTCACTTGACTAACTTCTCCCTATGTCATGAG GTGCGAGGTGAGAGGTTGAAAGATAACGTCGAAATCATATCACTCAAACCATGTCATCTCTTAATCGTGCAag AGGACTACTGCACGGAAGAGTCTGTCGTGACTCATATTCGCAGACTTTTGGACATCACAGCGTGCACCTCAGCCTTCGGGAAACCCACTGGGAAATCCAGTGCAGCTGCCTCGATCGAAAATAGCCCCAAACTCAAACCCAAGGATCAGAATTTGGACTTGGCTGATGGCTCCATGTATCCACCACCTAGACTTGGACAATTCTatgatttcttttccttttcccacCTTACACCGCCCTTTCAAT ACATACGAAGATCAAACCGTCCATTCCTTGACGATAAGACAGAGGATGATTTCTTTCAGATTGAT GTTAGGATTTGCAGTGGAAAACCAACTACAATTGTTGCCTCTAGGAAAGGATTTTATCCCGCTGGAAAACGTCTTCTTATAAACCATGCATTGGTGCCTCTCCTGCAACACATAAGCAGGGTGTTTGATGCT GCCTATGGAGCTCTTATGAAGGCATTTACGGAACACAATAAG TTTGGAAATCTTCCTTATGGTTTCCGTGCAAACACATGGGTTGTCCCTCCAGTTGTTTCTGACAGTCCAGCAGTATTTCCCTCACTACCCACAGAAGATGAAGCTTGGGGAGGAAATGGAGGTGGTCAAGGAAGCGATCGCAAACATGAAAAGAGACAGTGGGCTAGAGATTTCGCAATCCTCGCTGCAATGCCTTGTCAAAATGCAGAAGAGAGGCAGGTTCGAGATAGGAAAGCCTTTCTGCTTCATAGCTTATTTGTAGATGTATCAGTCTTCAAAGCAGTTTCTGCAATAAATCATTTTAAAGATACCAAGCAAAGCTCTTCCAGTAACGTTCCATCGTCTTATGAAGAACGAATTGGTGATTTAACTATTGAGGTGACAAGAGACGTATCTGATGCAAGCATTAAGCTGGACTGCAAAAATGATGGGACTCGGGTTCTTGGATTATCAGAGGAAGAACTTGCTCAGAGAAATTTGCTTAAAGGCATAACTGCTGATGAAAGTGCAGCTGTTCAT GATACTTCCACTCTAGGGGCAGTGATTATACGACATTGTGGCTACACAGCTGTGGTAAAGGTTTCCGCTGAGACAGATTTGGCGGGGAGTCCtgatgattccttggaaattgataTTGAGGACCAGCCTGAAGGAGGTGCAAATGCATTAAATGTTAACAG CTTGAGGGCGCTATTGCATAAGTCATCCACACCTCAGTCATCTAATGCAGCAGTCCAACGAGTCCAGAGCACAGATATTGATAATTCTCATTCTGCTCGGTCTTTCATAAAGAAAGTTCTCAAAGAAAGTTTTCTAAAATTGAAGGAAGAGGACACTATTCAAAGCAAATCTATCAGATGGGAGCTTGGGGCATGTTGGGTACAACATTTGCAAAATCAAGCTACAGAAAAAACTGAGCCAAAAAAGGCTGAAGAAGCTAAAGTTGAACCATCTGTAAAAGGACTTGGCAAGCAAGGTGGATTACTAaaggaattaaagaaaaagaTTGACATCAAGAACTCGAAAGTCGAACTAGGGAATGGCATTGACACAAACAAGTCTGATGCTACTCAACAGGATTTTGAAAGACAGTGTGAAGAAAAGGAAACTACATGGAGAAAACTACTTCCTGATGCTGCTTATTCTCGCCTTAAGGAATCTAAAACTGATTTTCATCTCAAG TCACCTGATGAATTGATGGAGATGGCACATAAATATTATGACGATGTTGCACTTCCAAAGCTG GTGGCAGATTTTGGGTCCCTTGAACTTTCACCTGTTGATGGAAGAACATTGACTGATTTCATGCACACCAGGGGCTTGCAAATGTCTTCTTTAGGACGAGTG GTTGAACTTGCTGATAAACTTCCTCATGTGCAATCGCTTTGTATACATGAGATGGTTGTTCGAGCCTACAAGCACATCTTGCAAGCTGTTGTTGCAGCTGTTGATAATGATTCTGAAATGGCTTCATCTATAGCAtcatgcttaaatatattattgggAACACCGTCAATTGAAACTAATGATGCTGAAATTACTAGTTGTGATGAACTGAAATGGAAGTGGGTAGAAATCTTCCTTTTGAAGAGGTTTGGATGGAAGTGGAAGCACGAAAGCAGTAATGATTTAAGAAAGTTTGCTATTCTTCGTGGACTTTGCCATAAG GTTGGACTTGAGCTGGTTCCAAGGGACTATGAAATGGAAACAGCATCTCCTTTTCGAAAGTCAGATATTGTAAGCATGGTCCCCATATACAAG CATGTTGCTTGCTCATCTGCTGACGGTCGAACTTTATTGGAATCATCAAAGACTTCTTTGGATAAAGGTAAATTGGAGGATTCTGTCAACTACGGTACAAAG gcACTTTCAAAGTTAGTATCAGTGTGCGGGCCTTACCATAGAATGACAGCAGGAGCTTATAGTCTATTGGCTGTTGTGCTATACCATACTGGTGATTTCAATCAG GCAACTATCTATCAGCAAAAAGCACTCGATATTAATGAAAGAGAGCTTGGACTGGACCATCCTGATACAATGAAAAGTTACGGAGATCTTGCTGTTTTCTATTATCGACTCCAACATACTGAGTTGGCTTTAAA GTATGTTAATCGTGCGTTGTATCTTCTGCACCTAACTTGCGGACCTTCACATCCGAACACTGCTGCCACCTACATCAATGTAGCAATGATGGAAGAAGGATTAGGGAATGTCCATGTTGCGCTGAGATACCTTCACGAGGCTTTAAAATGTAACAAAAGATTACTTGGAGCTGATCATATACAG ACGGCAGCGAGTTATCATGCAATAGCCATTGCTCTTTCTTTGATGGAAGCGTACTCTCTTAGCGTTCAGCATGAACAAACAACTCTCCAGATATTGCAGGCCAAACTTGGGTCTGAGGATCTAAGGACTCAG GATGCAGCTGCATGGCTTGAATATTTCGAGTCAAAGGCTCTCGAACAACAGGAAGCTGCACGGAATGGTACACCTAAGCCAGATGCCTCTATCTCCAGCAAAGGTCACTTAAG TGTGTCTGACCTCTTGGATTACATAACACCTGAGGCTGATCTGAAAGCAAGAGAAGCACAAAAAAAGGCCCGTGCCAAG TTGAAGGAAAAACCAGACCAAAATGGGGATATTGCTGCAGAAGAAAATCATAACGAGATACCGAATGATACAATAGCAGAGACTTCAAGTGATAAGGAAAATAAATCTGAAGCTCAATTTCAAGAACTAAAGATTGATAAAGTTGAGTCCAATGACAAAGATCAAACCACTCTCAATGAAAGTAATAAACTGGCACAGGATGACATCTCAGATGAAGGATGGCAGGAGGCTGTTCCCAAAGGTCGTTCACTCATTGGACGCAAGTCATCTTCATCAAAAAGACCTACCCTAGCAAAACTGAATACTAACTTCATGAATAACTCCCAATCATCAAGGTATCGAGGAAAGCCTGCAAACATTTCTTCTTCTCCAAGATCAAATTTAAATGAGACTATTGCGGGGCCCTCCCCGGCTGTTCCAAAGAAGTTTGTCAAGAGCCCAAGCTTCAGCCCTAAGCCGAATGGCTCTAACACCCCTACTGCGGGTGTAGAGAAGTTAGCTGACACAAAGTCAGCTCCAGTCAGCCCAGCTCTAAGCAATCAAACTGCTAAACCAGCTTCTGTTAGTGGAGGTATCAGTCTTCAATCGACGAGTAAGTTATTTTCTTACAAAGAAGTTGCCTTAGCCCCACCTGGAACAATTGTCAAAGCTGTGGCTGAACAGTCACCAACAGGAAATCCCACTGTTGAACAAAACTCTGAGGTGAGCCCGAAAATAATTGCAACAAAGGAGATTCATAAGGGAACCTCAAACGATATCAATGATAATGATCAGAACTCAGTTggtgagaaaaagaaagaatctctccatggagaagaaaaagaaaagaaaattgatGTAGTGGCAGATGATACAGAAACACTAAAAAGTACTGATGTCAGAAAATCCCAGGAAGCCAATGGTGATGGTGTGATAGAGAAGAATGTTGAAGTTGGAAACATGACAAACACGGAGGTTGAGAAATCTAATTGCGTAAACAATACGACCAATGCTACATCCAAAGGTACATCAGAGATAGAAGCACAAGCAACTTCCCTAACCATTTCAGTTGAAAGTAAAACACAGTTAAACGGCAATGATGCATCTGTATCAAAAGAGGTGGTTACTGAGGGAGATGAGAAACAACTTGACTTTCCCCAACCATCTGAAGGACAAAAACCAGAAGAGACAGAAACGGGAAAAGAACCAACCAAGAAACTTTCAGCAGCTGCACCACCATTTAATCCCTCCACAATTCCAATTTTTGGGTCTGTTCCAGTTCCAGTTCCAAGTTTCAATGATCATGTAGGTATTTTGCCCCCGCCAGTAAATATTGCTCCTTTGCTTCCACGAAGATCTCTCCATCAGTCAGCAACAACTAGAGTTCCATATGGTCCACGAATTTCTGGTGGCTATAATAGACATTATGGAAATCGCATTCCACGAGGTAAGATTATATTTCCCTCAGGTGAGCAGTCTAGTGATGGCAACCCCAACAGCCCTCCAACAATAATGAATCCACATGCCATAGAGTTTGTACCTGGTCAAACATGGGTTCCTCCGAATGGAAATATAGCTTCTCCAGATGGCAATCCAGTATCTCCTAATGGTTTCTCTCCGGTCTCTCCCAATGATGGTACTCCTCCTGAATCACTAAATGATACCCAAGTGAACCAAATTGAGCATCCAACATCTCCAACTACTTCAAATGATTCCGCACAAGTTAAGAACAATCTTCAAAATGAAAAAGATAATGATGAGCAAGTTATTGAAGCTGTTAGTTGTGAAAAGAAGCCAGCAGAGCTAAATCCTCAACAAGACCCACCTGTTAGCGATGAAAATTGTTGTCCTAAAGTTGAAGAAAAGGATATAGACCATAGTCACTCAATTGAGGATGGAGTAACCAACAAGGACACACTAGATGAgataaatccaaacaaatgttgGGGAGATTACAGTGACAATGAAGTTGATACAGTTGAGGTCATAGGTTAA